The sequence TCTAGCTGTCGGTTGAGGGCCTGACACTCAGTAGAGCGCTGATCCAGATGCTTATTACTGTAGCTGAGAGATTCTTCTTGGGTTGCGAGCTTTCCAACCAGCTCCAGATTCTCCTGCTGTAGCTCCTCCATCTTcctgcaaacacagacacaccaaTGAAAAAGGCCATGTAATCAAAGAACTGGAAACTGCAAATCAACCCCAATACGACAGGAAATTAGATGTCTTACCTTAAGAGCGAATTCACTTTTTCCTGAAGTTGTGTGTTGGCCCCATGAATTAACTCCTTCATCTCCACGGATGCTTGGAGCTGCTTAGCTTGACCGTCCATCTGTGCATGGAAAAATTTATTCTTCAGAACAGCTTCTTTGATGTCCCCTATCTTGGGCATGAATTAACAGAGAATTAAAGTGGGCTCAAGTCACATGCAAATTACTGAATGGATGAAAGCCCATTTGATACAAACTGCCACAACACTGCGAACAAACATTTGTACAATATTCCAATCACTGATTAAACATTGCTGACATATGTCTATGAAGACTTTGAGGGTAACTGGCAAGCACTCACAAGCACAAATTACAAGAACATATTCACAAATGGGTAGGTAGGTACCGAGGGGTTCAACTTAATGGTTTTCACTGCAACCAGAGAACATCTAATCACAAACATCGACACGGCCTCAAAGCAAGGGCTGACTAGAGGATGCAACTGGAGAAATATGGGGTATACTACCCCCGAGTGGTCAGAAAGTGTAAATAGCCACGTTACATTTTCTAACTGCCACAGCTCATTTAGAGATGACTGCTGCACACCTTAACCTGCAGTTGCCTAATGGACTCTGACTTTTCTGAACACTTCCTCTCAGACTGTCGCAGGTTGTCCTGGCTCTCGATGAGACTCTGCTCGGTTGTTCTCAGTAACTCTGGGTAAGCTTGCAGTTCCTCCAAGCGCCCCTGGAGCTCCCACTTGACCTGGGCTCCAGCGGAGGAGGACAGCAGCCAGGGGTGGGTGGgatggggaaggggggggcagacaaaATGTTATTGACCATAAAACCGCTCAACTCTGTCTTTTCTCTTGCTAGCTGAACCCAGACTGCTAAAAAAAGAGGCATTTTCGGGAAAGCCATCTAATTCTTGGATTGTGTACCAGCAGATGTGAGTAAACAGTGCTTTTTGTGAGTGTGACTGCCGAGAATTCGAAGATGCAAGAGCCAGCACTAAAATGAAATAAAGTCGCTGTGCAGTGGATGCTGTGCTTGTGAGAGAGCACTAGTAAGGTGGAACAAGTCCTCAGCGATTCAGGAGGATTGCAAATATTGGGTACAGGTCTCAAGAAATTGGGGTTAGAAGCATTGACAATGCTGTTAGTAAACTGCAGAAAAATTACCTTAATACTTACATTATCTGAAATATTGAATATTACTCAGCACAGTTGCTAGCATTCATTGGGTAGATGCACATTCACAGTATAGAATATTTGAAAATATCAGGAGTATCAAATGACAAATCTGAGTCCTTTGAATTGGGCTTACCATGCAAACTTCCTCTTTTCTATCTTTCTCATACTCCATCTCTTTTAAAAGACTCTCATACTTTATTCTGAGACCATCTACCTCGGCTTGAAGTTCCAATACCtggaagaggatgaagaagaagaacgaATGaacaaaaaacgaaacaaaaacaaaccccaaaaTTCCAAACCCCGTTTAACTCATTACATGGTGGCAAAACATTTCAAATGAACCAAAAACAGCTGCCTCAATGTTGTACTGCTCTACAGGCTGAGGGgctcagtaaaaaaaaagaaaagaaaaaagaataaaacGAATGGGTGAGCACCAACCTGGTTTTGGTACTTTTCGGCTTGGTGTTTCCTATCCAACGAGATGGCTTTTTCCTCGATCAGAGCTGCCTCAGACTGAGCTAGCTGTTTCTCCAACTCCTCAACAGAAGCCTGCAAGCACACAGACAGCAAACATTATGGTGTATCATTCCTCTCACTGTGGTAATAAAAGCTAAGggatttatttattgttattatggACATGATGATCAAGTGTAGAGGTTGACAATTGCAGCGAGAACTGATGACATCAATCAAATATCCACAGTCACAAGAAAAGACTTGCTTCAGAATATAAAAGAGAATAACTCAGCTATcaaatttttttaatatatatatagtataatagaatagaatattctttattagtcattttgtacatacatacaaatgaaatttactttctgcatttaacccatcctagctgtgtagctaggagcagtgggtagctgccgtgcagcacctggggaccaactccagttatttcctcccattgccttggtcaggggcatgtGAGGCTgtaccctagatgacgacactatttggtgctctatagtaatatatatatatatatatatatatataaataactttgttaaaagaaacactcaatggtagggaaagtgctcaagaaataaggagcaaaataatcccgtgagtcaagtaaattccttatgagacagcacaagcctgtttcatgccgtaagcaatcatcagctgtcaataagagctttattgacagctgatgattgctgtcaatcatcagctgtcaataagagCTTTATTGAAGAAGAAGAGGCAGTATCATGGAagctcaagcccctccatgggatgtaccatcgacagatagaagacgtagctgatatcgagaaatcctaccagtggctagaaaaggcaggactgaaggacagcagagaggctctgatcatagtagcacaagaacagacactcaggaccagatcggttgaggcaggggtctaccacaccagacaagacccaagatgcaggctgtgcaatgatgcacctgagacagtccagcacttagtagcagggtgtaaaatgctagttgGGAAAGCGTAcattgaaaggcataaccaagtgggtgggatagtgtacaggaatatctgtactgaatatagACGGGAAGTCCCCAAGTCAAAATGGGATACACCGCCAAAGGTAGTTGAAAATGGTAgtgctaagatcctgtgggacaagttccagactgacaagcaggtgctggctaaccaaccagtcattgtggtggtcgacaaggaacagaaaacAACAGTAGTcattgatgtagcaatcctgagcaacGGCAACatgaggaagaaagagcatgagaagctagagaaataccaacggctgagggaagaactacattggatgtggaaggtgaaatccacagtagtcccagtggtaataggagcactaggggctgtgacccccaaactgggagagtggctccagcagaatccaggaacaacatctgaggtctctgtccagaagagtgtagtcctaggaacagctaagatactgtgcagtgCCCTCAAACTCGGGAGTTTGACAGCTCACACCATGGGATTttgagacacacaccacccaaacaaAAAAGGTTAGAGGgagattttatatttatatatatatatataaaatccagtggtcaagtaaattctttatgagacagtacaagcctgtttcatgccataagaaatcatcagctgtcaaactgatgattgctctctcataaagaatttacttaccgtctcacaaagaatttaaagaattttgctccttgttgagcacttttcctaccgttccTACAGTTTCTTTTCATGAAGTGCGTAAGATTTCACAAATAGTTAGATGTGATGCGATGAAGGACTGTGATTCTTTCTTCACTCTTAACGGTTCATTAAATATTGTAACTGTCTCCAGTTTAAATTTGTCAGATGTTATTTACAGAACCCTAGCTTGCTGTTGGGCTGAAGGTCAGTACTGACTTTATAGAGAAGCTTTACCAGTATCTTTGTACAAGAGATATAAGAAGCATGTGTATGTTCAGAAATGTTTTCAAGCAAGAGTAATCATTTGCAGCCAGCAATCTTTTATGCAATGCATAAAAAATTCTTCTGGGTCAGGTTTGTTTGGGACACTATACCTTTAGTGCTGCATTACTGACGTTAAGATCGGCATTTTCAGTGTTGAGTGTGTCAACATTCTGCTTAACATTTTCATTCGTTGCAGCGGATTCATCTCTTTCCCACTTCAACCTTGCTGTCAAGTCTGTTACTTGGCTGCAATGGAGAAACACATATATTCACCGTTGCATTGCAACAGTTTATTGTTGCTGTCTGAAAAATTGTAATGTGAATGACATATTGCACTGGGATGACACAATATACTGAAAGCTGTTAAGTGTGCAATAGATTAAACACTTAACTGTTTCAGTAGTTCTATCTGAACAACAAATTGCACCCTCTCCTCTGTCATCTGCTCCTGTTGTCTCCGCCAAGAGTCCCTTTCAGAATGTGCATCGGCCAGCTGAACATCCTATAAGTACACCATACAGAGGATTTGAAAAGAAATGGCAAGATATCAAACCTTGTGATCCTCACTGGCATTATGAAAAATTATTTCTACGAACAATAGTTAATGCCATTGTGACTGCAATaccctctctctcagctgagagaAGCATCTATCTACAGCAGCTTCAAATCTCTCAGCTCTCTTTTTCTGGGCTCGGGCGGCCTTCTTGAGGGCTTCCTTCTCCTGTGATGCCTTCtcagagagagatgagatagCCGCTATCAGATTGTCAATCTCCATCCTCTGCTCACTCAGAGTTCTGTCCAGGGTCTGAACCAACAGGAATGTGTTATTAccttcaaccttttttttttttaaatataaaaaGCACCTTGACTGGAAAAGGCAGACAAACAACATTAGCAGAAAAGGCAGTTGTACCCGCAGTTGCACAGCCAGACGATTGTTGTCAGCTTCCTTGTTGCGTAGCTGCCCTTGCAAGTGAGCACGCGTGACCTCCACAGACCTGGTCACCTGAAGTGTGCGCTCCATGTTTGCCTATGACAGTCAGCAAAAATTGATTACTTAGAAAATATTGAAGCTGGTGGTAAGCATGTCAACATAATAATCTTGATCATTCTTGCCTGTTCCTTTTGCCGCAGATCCATCAGTTCATCAACTCTTTTTTCTGTCTCGGCCAAATTTCTTTTTAAATGCTTTTGAAAGCAAAAGAGCAAGATGAAAACTTGTCTGTTGATATACAGTAATATGACAGTCTTCATGCATTAAAATAATCATCTAATTCATCTCATGTAGTGACAAATCTTGATAGTTGCCCGATAGTTATAAAAATTCAGTGCACTCACATATCTACCCTAAACATTGAGTGTTACCACATACCAGGTCTTAAAAAAAGGACCCATATGAACCACCAAATTATCCATTAACCTCACATAAGAAGATTAAACCTTTTTAAAGCGTAAATCTTCAGCCAGTCTGCCACAACTTAAGCATACCAACACTTGTGCGTGTCTCAATGCAAGCATTTCCCCTCTCTGTTCAGCACAAATGTATAATCTATACTTACAACATTTTCACTTTCAGCTTGTGTCATCTTCTTCAGCAGGACACTAATTTGTTTGTCAGTTCCAATTCGATCAACCTAAAATGAATGACAGGCAGAAGTTATTGGAACTGAACAGAAAATCTCACAGAACCATATGGGTCCATGAAAGTTCTTATATTTGCTGCCAGAATAATCTGTTTATGATGTGTGGTTATATTCCTATTATGAGGACTATAAATGAGGTGAAGGGGATCGTAGCAAACCTCTGCTTCCTGCACTTGCTTCAGTTTTTGTCGAACAGACTTATTTATCCATTTGAAATTCTCCAGCTTCTCAAGCAGAAGGCCTCTCTGTCTTGTAATTTCACGCTTATCACTAGCAGACTGCCTTGAACTCTATGGCAAGAATACAAAAGGAAAGTGAGAGAAAGCTGCAGGAACTTTTCTTTGGTTTAAGTTGATGTTTGGTTTACTTCACATCCGTATCCAATATGAATACAAGTTGTTACATGTAAAGCTGTAATAAAAATGAACATACATTGAATTCATCCTCCATGGCATCTTTGAAAGACACAACTTGTATGGCTGCAGAGTTAGCCGCTGCTTCAGCCTCCACCAGCATCTTCAGGAGAGGGCTGCCTCTCATATCAGTGAATTCTCCATGACTACATTAAAAATGTAAGAAAGCAAGAGAATTATCTTTCATCAGTGCACCTGAAATACTACGGCTGCTACTGAGTGAACGTTTAGCCCTGCGTGTGTAAAACTGCACACTAtatagtccagttgcacttgattcaattcctttggataactatgacctggatgaatgagaacattcacagacatgcacactATATGACTTTACCTATAAATGTCCAGCTCTGGTGTTCTTGCACGGAGGCTGCTTCGTGTTGTGCTCTTTCCCCCTCCTGGCTCTTGGGGGCTATCCAGATCACCATAAGTGAAATCCTCCCTCGTAGAAATGAAGCCAAGTTGCGAATCTCGGATGGAATCCTCTGCAGACATGACGCTCTGTGAACAAGGTGAAATTAAAGACAGGCAGCGTCAGGACATGTTTTAAGTAATGCAACAGCTGAAATTAGTGTAGCACAGACCAAGCGTGGCACTAACAGACGACCAGCCAAAGCTAAGCAATTAAAACCTTGGCGATAACGATTAGATGTCAGGGAAGACGCTTAGTGGCTACCTATTCTGCTGCTTTCACCGTAGTCCTGGATAAGCAGCTAGTTATCCAGTACTACGGCGAAAGAAGCAAGCAAGTAGGCAATCATATgggtcaaaaaagaaaaaacttctCACGTACGGAAACGTCTTCGTAAGCAGCTTCCAAAGGCCGCTGATCTTAGCAAGACATGTAACGCTAATGGTACATAGTCCAGCTCACCTTTCGGCTTTAAATATTGAGACTGTTTTAACGTCTAGCTTTGAGTGGCTTCGCACAATGAGTTACCTTCTGAGAAACGAACCAGATCGTAGCGTCGGAAAACGAGTCTGTTGTCCTGGGCGTTGATTCGTTCCCTGCGGGCAAGAAGGCGGGACTTTATTTTAACAAACTGTAGTAACAACCAATGAACCGAGGAACCCATGGGTAGTCATGGCTACGAACAGGAAGTGTACTTGAAAGTGTCTCGATACACCACATTTAGCACAGAGTGTGGCCCAAAATATTTGCGATTGGCCGCTATTCTGCTCAAAAACGTTTTTCGTTATTGCTCGATAAAGCAGTAAAAGTTAACGTTTGCTGCGCTTCAGACACATAGATTGGCTGGTAAACTATCAATGTTTTTCCACCGACTGGGTGGTTAGACAACATAGGCTAACTGACTAGAAATGTTCAAAGCCAAAATTCTTTTCATCGGACCTTGTGAGGTAAGTCAGATGCCTTTGATAGCAATTTGATGGCAGTATTTTGAGGTTAGATGCTGCTGGTCAGCTAACTGTATCAGTAGAAACgtaactaaaacaaaaaaaaaacaaaaaaagccatACGTGCTTATTACTCACTGTATTCGTCTGTGCACTGTTTCATATCCACCCTCATGTTCAGAGTGGGAAAACGGTTCTTGCAAATTTCTTCTCTGACATAACCGAGACAGTGGGAGGAGAATACAACCCTACCCAAGGAGTCAGGTACAGTAGACTGGGAAATTACTGCTTTTATTTGGCCTTC is a genomic window of Lampris incognitus isolate fLamInc1 chromosome 14, fLamInc1.hap2, whole genome shotgun sequence containing:
- the LOC130124198 gene encoding outer dense fiber protein 2-like; this translates as MSAEDSIRDSQLGFISTREDFTYGDLDSPQEPGGGKSTTRSSLRARTPELDIYSHGEFTDMRGSPLLKMLVEAEAAANSAAIQVVSFKDAMEDEFNSSRQSASDKREITRQRGLLLEKLENFKWINKSVRQKLKQVQEAEVDRIGTDKQISVLLKKMTQAESENVHLKRNLAETEKRVDELMDLRQKEQANMERTLQVTRSVEVTRAHLQGQLRNKEADNNRLAVQLRTLDRTLSEQRMEIDNLIAAISSLSEKASQEKEALKKAARAQKKRAERFEAAVDRCFSQLRERDVQLADAHSERDSWRRQQEQMTEERVQFVVQIELLKHQVTDLTARLKWERDESAATNENVKQNVDTLNTENADLNVSNAALKASVEELEKQLAQSEAALIEEKAISLDRKHQAEKYQNQVLELQAEVDGLRIKYESLLKEMEYEKDRKEEVCMVKWELQGRLEELQAYPELLRTTEQSLIESQDNLRQSERKCSEKSESIRQLQVKMDGQAKQLQASVEMKELIHGANTQLQEKVNSLLRKMEELQQENLELVGKLATQEESLSYSNKHLDQRSTECQALNRQLETVLLDVNQQVAKVKEKAASRDRALQNKVLELEAEKSRKETELKLLRQSKLSAEKQYEVRLKELRLSLDQSESHKQSIQNYVDFLKSSYATMFDEGLPPSSFGSYFLKSHFKD